One window of Azospirillum sp. TSH58 genomic DNA carries:
- a CDS encoding chemotaxis protein CheB: MMTAPSDLTGQDDAQTGPGKATPVTRSGGPVAVVGIGASAGGLKAITALLQAVPEASGLALVVLQHRTPNNERLMVDLLEKATPLPVRTAEDGMPVEADHIYVAPAGRTLSMTRGRFALGTAANEAAALPIDVFFRSLASEWTQGAICVVLSGSGADGTTGLKAVKECGGLVVVQDPATAAFEGMPSSAIATGLADYVLPPERMAEALLRYVRQPYVRDGGGDDDDSRSEVPQSDGEDFDHILELMRARSRHDYRAYKTRTLVRRIERRMGIHQIDSMRHYREFLGTHPGEVEQLSRDILISVTRFFRDPEAFDVLNEVIFGPLVRSRGSDRPIRVWVPGCATGEEVYSIAMLLMEACVAANRSCDVKVFGTDIDVHALDVARTGVYPETIAVDVSAERLARFFTRVDAGYKVNRTLRETVTFAVQNMISDPPFSNLDLISCRNVLIYIDPKVQRSILDLFHFGLDDGGGLFLGSAETIGHRTDLFAPLSKKWRLYRKLGNGRRYSPALPRPAGVSLGTIPVPPVTARVSPAEITRHALLLAYAPAAVLIDQQHRILYLYGPTSDFLDLPTGEMPQDLMAMMRGDLRLKVRGAVKRALESGQRVTVSRVRQTRGGVLSLLTVTVAPVRPPQAREDLLLVTFVRDAVMEPTSPAGGGGADDLQASVEASVVEQLEHELRVTREDLSATILELEASNEALRVANEEILSINEELQSSNEEMETSKEELQSLNEELGTLNSQLHEKVDELESATNDLTNLLTSTDIATLFLSPDLRIKRFTAPATRLFSLIPTDIGRPITDVSRHFNDPELMDDVRKVLDTLSPLEREVRTESGNTLLRRVHPYRTQDNRIEGTVITFSDVTALKRTAAILAGRVRQQKLVADLGRKALGDEAMGALLQAACSLIAETFGADSVGIFVTSGGGGTLRMLEGCGWDQSGTAPRGEMPGDPSSHLGQILRSGQPLVVGDFATDRRVSGGPPAPGIASGVGVAFGVAFGGDGTTAPAVLALYSRQPNRFDDDDVEFVQAVATILGLAMERAAIQDAVRTARDFAESIVDTVREALLVLDAGLTVAAASQAYYRMFATTPEATLGHPMGALADGLFRDAALERRLKAMIADGSTIEALEITAGHDTEGPRALEINARPLSRSERPLILLGIEDVTGRNRARQALDAAKAVAEQASAGKTRFLAAASHDLRQPVQAAVLFHHLLSGQDLPPASARLLTSLGNTLTALHLMLEEILHVSRLDAGVVDVQAKPFRLRTLIGRLVEEFGPLADAAGLTLRSVDTGVTVRSDPKLLGRILQNLLANAVKYTDRGRILIGCRRAGGAVRVQVWDTGRGIPEGQLKAIFEEFHQVGNLGRDRRQGLGLGLSIVDRLALLLHHPIGVRSDPGRGSVFEIVVPLADDAEAMEEAATEPPLDGAGRRVLVIDDDPVVLDSIRQYLERYEFDVFGAVDRAAALVLFTRQRPPDLVIADYRLAGAETGADAIRHLRDAFGLAVPGIILTGDTSPERIREASRSGFSLLHKPIAPPDLAAAVRNALADDAADGDATP; encoded by the coding sequence ATGATGACCGCTCCCAGCGACCTCACCGGGCAGGACGACGCGCAAACCGGTCCTGGGAAAGCCACGCCGGTCACGCGTTCGGGCGGACCGGTCGCCGTCGTCGGGATCGGCGCGTCGGCGGGCGGGTTGAAAGCCATCACCGCCCTGCTGCAGGCCGTCCCGGAGGCGAGCGGGCTTGCCCTGGTCGTCCTTCAGCACCGCACGCCGAACAACGAACGGTTGATGGTCGATCTGCTGGAAAAGGCCACGCCGTTGCCGGTCCGCACGGCCGAGGACGGAATGCCGGTCGAGGCGGACCACATCTACGTCGCTCCGGCGGGCCGGACGCTGTCCATGACACGGGGGCGCTTCGCCCTCGGCACGGCGGCGAACGAAGCGGCCGCGCTGCCGATCGACGTCTTCTTCCGGTCCCTGGCCTCCGAGTGGACGCAGGGCGCCATCTGCGTCGTGCTGTCCGGGTCGGGGGCCGACGGCACGACCGGGTTGAAGGCGGTCAAGGAGTGCGGCGGGCTGGTCGTCGTCCAGGACCCCGCGACGGCGGCGTTCGAGGGCATGCCGAGCAGCGCGATCGCGACCGGTCTGGCCGATTACGTGCTGCCTCCGGAGCGGATGGCCGAGGCGCTGCTCCGCTACGTCCGCCAGCCCTACGTCCGCGACGGCGGCGGGGACGACGACGATTCCCGATCCGAAGTCCCCCAATCCGACGGGGAGGACTTCGACCACATTCTCGAACTGATGCGGGCGCGGAGCCGCCACGACTACCGGGCCTACAAGACGCGCACGCTGGTGCGCCGCATCGAACGGCGCATGGGCATCCACCAGATCGACAGCATGCGCCACTACCGCGAGTTCCTGGGAACCCATCCCGGCGAGGTCGAGCAGCTGTCGCGCGACATCCTGATCAGCGTGACCCGCTTCTTCCGCGATCCGGAAGCCTTCGACGTCCTCAACGAGGTCATTTTCGGCCCGCTGGTGCGAAGCCGCGGCTCCGACCGGCCGATCCGGGTCTGGGTCCCCGGCTGCGCCACCGGCGAGGAGGTCTACTCCATCGCCATGCTTCTGATGGAAGCCTGCGTGGCGGCGAACCGATCCTGCGACGTCAAGGTGTTCGGCACCGACATCGACGTGCACGCGCTGGACGTCGCACGAACCGGCGTCTACCCGGAAACCATCGCGGTCGATGTCTCGGCGGAACGGCTGGCCCGCTTCTTCACCCGCGTCGATGCCGGTTACAAGGTCAACCGGACGCTGCGGGAAACGGTCACCTTCGCCGTTCAGAACATGATCAGCGACCCGCCCTTTTCCAATCTCGACCTGATCAGTTGCCGCAACGTCCTGATCTACATCGACCCGAAGGTCCAGCGGTCGATCCTCGACCTGTTTCATTTCGGCCTGGACGACGGCGGCGGCCTGTTCCTGGGATCGGCCGAGACCATCGGTCACCGCACCGACCTGTTCGCGCCGCTGTCCAAGAAATGGCGCCTGTACCGCAAGCTCGGCAACGGCCGCCGGTACAGCCCGGCCCTGCCGCGACCCGCCGGCGTGTCGTTGGGGACGATCCCGGTGCCGCCCGTCACGGCGCGGGTCAGCCCGGCCGAGATCACCCGGCACGCGCTGCTGCTCGCCTATGCGCCCGCGGCCGTGCTGATCGACCAGCAGCACCGCATCCTCTACCTGTACGGCCCGACCAGCGATTTCCTCGATCTGCCGACCGGGGAGATGCCGCAGGACCTGATGGCCATGATGCGCGGCGACCTGCGCCTGAAGGTGCGCGGCGCCGTGAAGCGCGCCCTGGAGTCGGGGCAGCGGGTGACCGTCAGCAGGGTCCGGCAGACGCGGGGCGGCGTGCTGTCCCTGCTCACCGTCACCGTGGCCCCGGTCCGCCCGCCGCAGGCGCGGGAGGACCTGCTGCTGGTCACCTTCGTCCGGGACGCGGTGATGGAGCCGACATCCCCGGCCGGCGGCGGGGGCGCCGACGACCTGCAGGCGTCCGTCGAAGCCTCCGTCGTCGAGCAGCTCGAACACGAGCTGAGGGTGACCCGCGAGGACCTGAGCGCCACCATTCTGGAGTTGGAGGCGTCGAACGAGGCCCTGCGCGTGGCCAACGAGGAGATCCTGTCGATCAACGAGGAGCTGCAATCCTCCAACGAGGAGATGGAGACCTCGAAGGAGGAGCTGCAGTCGCTGAACGAGGAACTCGGCACGCTCAACAGCCAGCTCCACGAGAAGGTCGACGAGCTGGAATCGGCGACCAACGACCTGACCAACCTGCTGACCAGCACCGACATCGCCACGCTGTTCCTGTCGCCCGATCTGCGGATCAAGCGCTTCACGGCCCCGGCGACGCGCCTGTTCTCGCTCATCCCGACGGACATCGGGCGGCCGATCACCGACGTGTCGCGCCATTTCAACGATCCGGAACTGATGGACGATGTCCGCAAGGTCCTCGACACCCTGTCGCCCCTGGAACGCGAGGTGCGGACCGAGAGCGGCAACACGCTGCTGCGCCGGGTCCATCCCTACCGCACCCAGGACAACCGGATCGAGGGGACGGTCATCACCTTCAGCGACGTCACGGCGCTGAAGCGCACCGCCGCCATCCTCGCCGGGCGGGTCCGGCAGCAGAAGCTGGTCGCCGACCTGGGCCGCAAGGCGTTGGGCGACGAGGCCATGGGCGCCCTGCTGCAGGCGGCTTGCAGCCTGATCGCCGAAACGTTCGGCGCCGACAGCGTCGGCATCTTCGTCACCTCGGGGGGTGGCGGGACGTTGAGGATGCTGGAGGGCTGCGGCTGGGACCAGTCCGGGACCGCGCCCCGCGGGGAGATGCCGGGCGATCCCTCGTCGCACCTCGGCCAGATCCTCCGGTCCGGCCAGCCTCTCGTCGTCGGCGATTTCGCCACCGACCGGCGGGTGTCCGGCGGTCCACCCGCCCCCGGAATCGCCAGCGGCGTCGGCGTCGCCTTCGGCGTCGCCTTCGGCGGCGACGGCACGACGGCGCCGGCCGTCCTGGCGCTGTACAGCCGTCAGCCGAACCGGTTCGACGACGACGACGTGGAGTTCGTGCAGGCCGTCGCCACCATCCTGGGCCTCGCCATGGAGCGGGCGGCCATCCAGGATGCGGTGCGGACCGCCCGCGACTTCGCCGAATCCATCGTCGACACCGTGCGCGAGGCCCTGCTGGTGCTCGACGCCGGCCTGACGGTGGCGGCCGCCAGCCAGGCTTACTACCGCATGTTCGCCACCACGCCGGAGGCGACGCTGGGGCATCCGATGGGCGCGTTGGCCGACGGGCTGTTCCGGGACGCCGCGCTGGAAAGACGCCTGAAGGCGATGATCGCCGACGGCTCCACCATCGAGGCGCTGGAGATCACCGCCGGACACGACACCGAGGGGCCGCGCGCGCTGGAGATCAACGCCCGCCCGCTGAGCCGCTCGGAACGCCCGCTCATCCTGCTGGGCATCGAAGACGTGACCGGACGCAACCGCGCCCGGCAGGCGCTGGACGCCGCCAAGGCGGTGGCGGAGCAGGCGAGCGCCGGCAAGACCCGTTTCCTGGCCGCCGCCAGCCACGACCTGCGCCAGCCCGTGCAGGCCGCGGTGCTGTTCCACCACCTGCTGTCCGGCCAGGATCTCCCGCCGGCCTCGGCGCGGCTGCTGACCAGCCTGGGCAACACCCTGACCGCCCTTCACCTGATGCTGGAGGAGATCCTGCACGTGTCGCGTCTGGACGCCGGCGTGGTCGACGTCCAGGCGAAGCCGTTTCGGCTGCGCACGCTGATCGGCCGCCTGGTCGAGGAGTTCGGGCCGCTCGCCGACGCCGCGGGGCTGACGCTGCGTTCGGTCGACACCGGCGTCACCGTCCGCAGCGACCCGAAGCTGCTGGGCCGCATCCTCCAGAACCTCCTCGCCAACGCCGTGAAGTACACGGACCGCGGGCGCATCCTCATCGGATGCCGCCGTGCCGGCGGCGCGGTGCGCGTCCAGGTCTGGGACACCGGGCGGGGAATCCCCGAAGGGCAGCTCAAGGCGATCTTCGAGGAGTTCCATCAGGTCGGCAATCTCGGCCGCGACCGCCGCCAGGGGCTTGGCCTCGGCCTGTCGATCGTGGACCGCCTCGCCCTTCTGCTCCACCACCCGATCGGCGTGCGATCGGATCCGGGCCGGGGATCGGTCTTCGAAATCGTCGTTCCCCTCGCCGACGACGCCGAAGCGATGGAGGAGGCCGCCACCGAACCGCCGCTCGACGGCGCCGGGCGGCGTGTGCTGGTGATCGACGACGACCCCGTGGTGCTCGACAGCATCCGGCAGTATCTCGAACGGTATGAGTTCGACGTGTTCGGCGCGGTGGACCGGGCGGCGGCATTGGTGCTGTTCACCCGGCAGCGCCCGCCCGATCTGGTCATCGCCGACTACCGTCTCGCCGGTGCGGAAACCGGGGCGGATGCCATCAGGCATCTGAGGGACGCTTTCGGACTCGCCGTGCCGGGGATCATCCTGACCGGCGACACCTCGCCGGAACGCATCCGGGAGGCCAGCCGCAGCGGCTTCTCCCTGCTGCACAAGCCGATCGCCCCGCCGGATCTCGCGGCGGCCGTGCGGAATGCGTTGGCGGACGACGCAGCGGACGGCGACGCCACCCCCTGA
- a CDS encoding recombinase family protein: MALIGYARVSTDEQTTDPQLDALKAAGCSTIHREHGSGGDRSRPELKRAIARCRAGDVLVVVRIDRLARSLAHLLEIIEALDAQGAGFRSLGDPIDTTSPQGRFTLQILGAVAEFERALIRERTKAGLKAARERGRIGGNPGLRFRSASAVRAVNDAREARRDADVLRVADDILPHVRAMRPAYSWATVARSLARNGSRRPDGGPWTGAALARAVRRLARDGFVDDRVLERTPRRRDSDDLVTLVASAVRTLGNPTLTNIARHLEELRCRTPRGETRWSVSSVQNLLAQAVAQGLLEDRPLPAPEAPRRRGRPPKSLKSLRGTP; this comes from the coding sequence ATGGCGCTGATCGGGTACGCCCGCGTGTCGACCGACGAGCAGACCACCGACCCGCAGCTCGACGCTCTGAAGGCGGCCGGCTGCTCGACGATCCACCGGGAGCATGGGTCCGGCGGCGACCGGTCACGCCCGGAGCTGAAGCGTGCCATCGCGCGCTGCCGCGCCGGCGACGTGCTGGTCGTCGTGCGCATCGACCGGCTGGCCCGCTCGCTCGCCCACCTTCTGGAGATCATCGAGGCCCTCGACGCCCAAGGGGCGGGCTTCCGCTCGCTGGGCGATCCCATCGACACCACCAGCCCGCAAGGCCGCTTCACCTTGCAGATCCTCGGCGCGGTGGCCGAGTTCGAACGCGCGCTCATTCGCGAGCGCACCAAGGCCGGGCTGAAGGCGGCCAGGGAGCGTGGCCGGATCGGCGGCAATCCAGGCCTGCGCTTCCGGTCCGCGTCGGCGGTGCGCGCCGTCAACGACGCCCGCGAGGCGCGACGCGACGCCGATGTGCTGCGGGTGGCCGACGACATCCTGCCTCACGTCCGCGCGATGCGCCCCGCCTATTCCTGGGCGACCGTGGCCCGCAGCCTGGCCAGAAATGGCTCGCGGCGTCCCGACGGCGGCCCTTGGACCGGAGCGGCCCTGGCGCGCGCCGTGCGTCGCCTCGCGCGCGACGGGTTCGTGGACGACCGGGTGCTGGAACGTACGCCGCGGCGGCGGGACAGCGACGATCTCGTCACCCTGGTCGCCTCGGCGGTGAGGACGCTGGGCAACCCAACCCTGACCAACATTGCCCGGCATCTTGAAGAGCTGCGTTGCCGGACGCCCCGCGGGGAAACGCGCTGGTCGGTCTCGTCGGTGCAGAACCTGCTGGCGCAGGCCGTCGCCCAGGGCCTTCTGGAAGACCGGCCGCTTCCCGCACCGGAAGCGCCTCGCCGGCGCGGCCGTCCGCCCAAATCGCTCAAAAGCCTGAGAGGCACCCCATAA